AAGAAACAGCTGGCCGTACATGGCCAGTTTGGCCTGTCCGACACCGTAGAGGTTGCTCAGTTCCTCAAGCGTTGCAGGCCGGTAAGCGGCAAGTTCCATGAGGGTTTTGTCGGGGAAAATGGCGTACGGGGGCACATCCTGTTCTTCAGACAGGCGCAGCCGCTCGTTGCGTAGCGCCTGCAGCAGGGACGATGTGAGCGGATGTGAAAGGGTGGCATGCAGCGCAGCCTCCATTTCCGGTGTGACCCGTCCGTGGGCTGCCGGTGCAGCAAGGGATTCGCGTCGTAGCTGCACTGTCCGGTCGCCCCGCAGCACCTGCCAGCTTTCTTCGTTCAGCAGCAGGCTGCCGTGGCCTTCCATATCCACATCCAGCAGGCCGAGCGCGACCAGTTGACGGAAGACGGATTTCCAGGATTCCTTGGCCAGCTCCTTGCCGCATCCGAAGGTCTTGAATTCGTTATGTCCGTGGTCAGCAACGCGCTTTGTGAGCTTGCCCAGCAGAATATCGGTCAGATGGGCCACGCCGAACCGTTGCCCGGTGCGGTAAACGCAGGAAAGGGCTTTCTGCGCGGCAACTGTGCCGTCCCATGTCTGTGGCGGGGTAATGCAGGTGTCGCAGTTGCCGCAGGAGGTAGCAAGCGGTTCCCCGAAGTAGCCGAGCAGCGCCTTGCGACGGCATTCCACTGTTTCAAGAAAGCCGAGCATGGCGTTGAGTTTCTGATGTTCGATGAAGGAACGCGGGTTTTCTTCCGGCGAGCCGATCATCTTGCGCAGAATAACCACATCGGCCAGGCCGTATGTCATGAAGGCTTCCGCCGGGAGCCCGTCACGGCCTGCGCGCCCTGTTTCCTGATGATAGGCTTCAAGGCTGCGGGGCGGCTCAAGGTGCGCGACAAAACGCACGTTGGGTTTGTCCACGCCCATGCCGAAGGCCACGGTTGCCACCATGACCACCCCTTCTTCCCGCATGAAGCGTTCCTGATTGTGGCTGCGCAGAATGGCCGTCATGCCCGCATGGTATGGCAGGGCGGGTATTCCCGCCGCCTGCAGGGCCTCTGCCGTTTCTTCAACCTTCTTGCGTGAAATGCGGTACACGATGCCTGCTTCGCCCGCATGGCGTTGCCTGATGAAGGCCAGCAGCTGATCAATGCCGCGATCTTTCTGCACTATCGCATAACTGATGTTGGGTCTGTCGAATCCCGTGGAAAAGACCGAGGCTCCGCCAAGTTGCAGATGATCCACAATGTCGCGGCGGGTGGGACCGTCCGCCGTGGCGGTAAGGGCTATGCGGGGAACCTTGGGAAATCGTTCGTGCAGTACGGAAAGCTGCGTGTATTCGGGCCGGAAATCGTGTCCCCACTGGGAAACGCAATGGGCCTCGTCTATGGCGAACAGGGCAATGGGCAACCCGTCCAGACGATTCAGAAACTGCGGAGTCATGAGACGTTCAGGCGCAACGTAGAGCAGGTCGAGCGCTCCGCCGTGCAGGGCTGCTTCCACCTCCCTCTGGCGGGCAGGGGAAAGGCTGGAGTTGAGACAGGCCGCCCTTACACCCATCTGGGTCAGCGCGCTTACCTGATCCTGCATGAGGGCAATAAGCGGCGAGATAACAATGCCGGTACCCTGTCGCATGATGGAGGGAATCTGGTAGCAGAGGGATTTGCCACCCCCTGTCGGCATGA
This region of Desulfovibrio subterraneus genomic DNA includes:
- the recQ gene encoding DNA helicase RecQ, producing MPTRQIQNALINNVPAPDAPELSTPLDVLRHVYGYHAFQGEQHGVIEHVLGGGDALVLMPTGGGKSLCYQIPSIMRQGTGIVISPLIALMQDQVSALTQMGVRAACLNSSLSPARQREVEAALHGGALDLLYVAPERLMTPQFLNRLDGLPIALFAIDEAHCVSQWGHDFRPEYTQLSVLHERFPKVPRIALTATADGPTRRDIVDHLQLGGASVFSTGFDRPNISYAIVQKDRGIDQLLAFIRQRHAGEAGIVYRISRKKVEETAEALQAAGIPALPYHAGMTAILRSHNQERFMREEGVVMVATVAFGMGVDKPNVRFVAHLEPPRSLEAYHQETGRAGRDGLPAEAFMTYGLADVVILRKMIGSPEENPRSFIEHQKLNAMLGFLETVECRRKALLGYFGEPLATSCGNCDTCITPPQTWDGTVAAQKALSCVYRTGQRFGVAHLTDILLGKLTKRVADHGHNEFKTFGCGKELAKESWKSVFRQLVALGLLDVDMEGHGSLLLNEESWQVLRGDRTVQLRRESLAAPAAHGRVTPEMEAALHATLSHPLTSSLLQALRNERLRLSEEQDVPPYAIFPDKTLMELAAYRPATLEELSNLYGVGQAKLAMYGQLFLDLLAAHEAEHGKPENTPPLPQRAAEKERRKIARDSRGITATVRSSMDMLKTLGTAEAVAAERGLATGTVYGHFAQALRLKEMELGEITGQLSPADMHDIQEALGASIGAGTGLRGAFDALKGRFDYGLLRCIATEMRGGTAEGDDW